One Gossypium hirsutum isolate 1008001.06 chromosome A08, Gossypium_hirsutum_v2.1, whole genome shotgun sequence genomic window, ttaataaatttcaaccttctttttttgtgatttttaaaagtaattttcttCTCGATTGTTTTAAGGGGTCGTGAGAATTCATTTTTCACGCTTCAATTTGTCAAGGAGTTTGTTGGGATTTTGATAAGGATGCTTTTATTGCAATAAGAGTtctagttttatttatttattatataaggttttattaagagttttagttttacttattttctttattatattaggtttttatttccTTTATAAAATCTAAGTTAGACTTTCCTTTGTTAACCGTATATAAAAGGCTGCCAAAATGAAATAAAGAGGTAAGCAATTATTCTATAAAAAAGAAACGTTATCTTTGGAGGGGGTTTAGTCAAGGACGAATCTGCCTCTTTGAGAAACCATAGGTCGGAGCAAGAATTTTTTCTCGTCTAGACCTATGACTAGATCCTACGCCAAGACGCATAACAACTTGGCATTAGAGTCTTCTGTCATGGGTGACGAAGAGACTTTGGCAGCCAAACTGGAGGCTTTCATGACACAAATGGCTACAAAGCAACAAGCATTAGAGGAGCAGATGACAGTGTTATCTCTTTTGGTCCAAAAAACAGCGAAAGAGTATTCAGAGAAAAATAGTGAGAAACAAGACAACAACGAAGGCAGAAAAAGGAATACAGACTTGCAAAAAGGGGGGTGCAAGGTGCCACGATACTCTAAGATGGAATTTCCCATTTATTATGGTGTTGGAGATTCTTTAGGATAGCtgaaaagatgcaaaattttTTTTGGCAATCAACGGACTAATGAAGAAAACAAAATAGGCTTAACTTTATTCCATCTCTTAGGAGAGGCACAATTGTTGTTTGATCAAATGGAAGAAAAGGGGGCAAATCTTGATTGGGGCGCTTCAAAGAGTGTTGTCATGTAAGGTTTAGGCCACTTATGAGTAATAATCCCTTGGGGGAACTTGCCAACCTGAGACAAACTGGGATTGTAAAGGAATATCAACGCCAATTTCAATCACTATTGGCCAAGATTGTTGATTTTAAACCTCAACAACAAGTAAACCTTTTTACTGCCAGGTTGGTACTGCCAGGTTGGTAAAGGAACTTAGAATTGATATTGAGATGCAACAACTGGAAAACCTTGGAGTTGCAATGAATATGCCTAGAACATTGGAACATAAATAAAATGTCTCTTCCAAACTGCCGCCTCGAGCCATCCTGAACTGGCCAACTTCCCAAACCATTGGCAGCAATTCAATCAATCCATCAATTAGGAGCATTGCAAAGGGAGGGGGACAAACAACGGAACCAACAAGGAATAACGACAAAATAGGTTCTTCTGTACCATTTATTAAGAGATTGAAACGGACAGAAATAGTGGAAAAAAGGGCTAAAGGGCTGTGTTATAATTGTGACGAGTTTTATTCCATGGGACACAAATGTAAAAGGTTATTTTGGATAGAAGTACTAGATGTTGAAGGCAAACAAGATGAAGATGAAACAGATGATTTTGGATAAGTTCTGAAGCTTATTCTGAATTTGAGCTTGAGGACAAGCTCAACTCCGAGAAGGGAAGTAATGATATGGATGCTTTTATTGTAATAAGagttttaactttatttatttattatatcaagttttacttattttctctattatattacgtttttatttcctttatcaactctaaattAGGAATTCTATTTTATGTCAATTAGGACTCTTTCCTTTTATTAACAGTCCATAAAAGATtgccaatatgaaataaataggTAAGCAATTATTCTATCAAAAAGAAACGTTATCTTCAGAGGGGGTTTAGTCAAGGACGAATCTACCTctttgagtaaccataggtcAGAGAAAAAATTCTTTTTTGTCTAGAACCGTGACTAGATCTTACGCCAAGGCGCATAACagatttatatctcaaagggttcaattAGACGTTTATCCTTCTGTCCATCATATCCATCAGTCTATCATTCCATCTTCCACTTTGCTTTAATCTATCTTTTCTTTatgtagttattattttgaatacttactctttatttttaatttttttatttttgttattttatttgtttctttttttttctaaatttatttggtttCTTCCTTTCAGGTCACATCAAATCTTTGTTTCTCGAGTCGAACAACTTGAATTCGATCATTTTTCCACTTCCTCCGCTTCAATTTCTTATCAAAGGTTACACAAATTAAATTACAATCCTAAAACAAAGCATACCATACTTGATGGAtctttaaaacatacatttgtTCCTGAGATAAAGTCCCTTTATTCTCCTAATCATGAAACATTCATGCACTTCAATTCTGATATAGATGAGACAAGAacttttcaaatatataataaaggAAGGAGGTAAGACAAGCAGCTGTATGACTAAGATGCACCTAATTGGGGCACAGGCAATTGATAGAAGAGCAAAATACTTGCATATCACTATTTGATTCTCAAGGAAGCCAAATGTTTCAACTTTGGGACATTTATTCTATCTAAACACATTTAAATTAGTTGATGACAAGGACTTCCATTACATGCATAACAGCAAGATAATCTTTAAAAACAGTAAGACATAATGACATAAAAGCGGTTGATTGATTAAATTGGTATATGTATTACTCTCCCGTAATTTAAGATATGGTTTCAGTCATAAACCAGTCCTTATAACACTGGTATAGATAAAATTCAACAAAATTCCTGCAATAAAATACTCATTAAAAATGCTTATCAAATCAAGAATACACAGAAAGTGAACCTACCATGTGTGCCGCAATTCGAAGGGAAAGCTTGTTTGCTTCAAGATCATAAACATATATCGAATCATCACTGCTTCCAGCAACAAGTTCTCGTCCATCGGTTGAAAATTTCACAGAGAATATTCCAAAAGAATACCCTCCATCAGCAGCAGAGAAGTCCAATCCTTCATGGACCTCCTGAAAAAACATAGAACTCCAAAAACGTGACCAAAAGCattgttggaaaaaaaatgtTTCAAGGAATATACAAAAACATCTTCAAATCATAATATCTCATGTTGTTCAACCTCAAACGACAAAGTTACTATAGTCAATCTCCCTTTTAAGATATACATGTATCTAATAGttaattactcaaatttaaagactaaaaagTAGAGAATTTACTGTTATATTTGCAAGGGATTCCGTGGTAGCAGACCCAACATTAACAATATGGACTATGGGTGACATACTGGTATAAACCTGAAACAAGGAATAGATATTTGATTAAGATATCCGCACCAAACATGAAATTTGAGGCCATTGAGAAACAAACATTTGACTCATTGAGTGCCAACAATAttaatgtgtaataaaataaacaatggcGAGATAGAAAATAAAAATCCACATGTACAAAGACATTCCTTTATTTGTAGTTTGAAGAAATTAGTCTAAGTTCATGTCCTTTAAACCCAGATTCTGGTGATTTACTCAACTAGCATTTCTCACTTTTCATTTAAgtctttttccatcttttttcctttaatttttaatCTTCCCCATTTTATGTACTTCGTAGGTTGACTTAGGTGAGCAAATGAAAAAGGAGTAGTCTGGTTGCCACACACTACCAACCTAGTTATCAGTGCATAAAACCATTATACGAGAACTTGAACATTAAAGCAACAGATGAGAAGACAATTCAGGCATGAACAGGGGCACATGCAGAGAAGCAGAAAAGTGATTTATTTGTGGTTTCATTCTTCCGCATAAGGTCATATAATTTTTCACTTATAGAATGCAAAAGAAAGGATCAGGAAACCAGAGAATAACGTTTTATCAGGAATTATTTTGTCATGTCATGCAGAGAGTGAGACCACGACAGCCTGTATGATACCATGAATCTTTGTAACAAAACCTAAAGTGATATCAGAATCCTCAAAAATTTAAGCATAGTGCGACATGAAGTGGGATGATTTTAAATCCCCTTACTGCACGAAGGAGGATGATTTTAATCCATTTAATGCTTGAAATGTGttatcttataaaaaaatatccatttcatattTTGCAATGACAGTCTCGCCATGTCAAATATAGTtgctataaaaaaaaattcacgtTGACATGAAGGAAAACACTGAGCACATGTTAAAACTAGACCCAGGGGGAGGGGGTTCATTCCAGTAGTAAATTCCATTCACATCACAAAGtttgtttaaattaaaaacatgattGGATATCACTGAATCATCTCAGGGGGAGGGGATTCATTCCAGCAGTAAATTCCATTCACATCACAAAGtttgtttaaattaaaaacatgattGGATATCACTGAATCATCTCATATATGCAAATATTAATTAACCATATCCAGTAAGAACTCACAAGATGGCGCTGATCAGGGGAAAGGGATGTGTCAGTAACAGTCCAACGCAAACTTTTGGCAAGAATGTTCTTCTGAACTTTCCAGCCTCTATCCACATTGTATATTCTAATATCGCTTCCCTGAAACCAAAATTcacaatcaaatcaaatcaagcCAATTACTAGCTACAGTCCAATGAATTCAATGTCAATCCGATCAATGATCAGATATAAGACAAGCAACACTACCTGAAACCCAGCAACGAATAGAGAACCATCAGCTGAAAATTGAGAAACATAGGCTCGGCTGGTCATCTGGTCCGCAAGCCAAGGACCATTTACCGGCAAATATCGGCTAATCATGTGACAACGATCTGCTGATGAGAATCCTCCTCTTCTTGAATAATTACCTTCTCGACCTGCCAACATTTTCACTGGGGAAACAGGTAATTTTTTCTTTCCTGGCATGAGTTGATGCAATCGTTCATTAGGCACTGATTTAAGGTTTGTAAGCTGGGCAATCTCGTGGTCTACTTTACAGAATGGTTTGTCGGACCTGTTACTGCAACCAGCTTCACTGGTGACATTACCGCCTTCAAACAACTCAGATTCTATCTCCAGCCTACTCATGGCATACCCCATTTCAACAATGGCAAcccacaggctgtaacaaacatTTTCAATATAAAAGCACTACAGAAACTTTTACATGTGCATAAACACTcctacatatatgtacatatctaGTAAACCTTCATATCAAAGGATATTTTGTTCAGTTCTTAATATTTCAAacctgaaaagaaaaagaaaaaacatatagaaaaacaaaaagagattTGTAATTGACAAATCATGTTAACTGACCCGGTTGAAATCACATGCATACCAATAAAAAGAGTAGAAAAAGCCCAAAATTAAGACAAGTGTTAATTGACTCTGGTTAGGATCATAACTAAATATAACATCTTTGTGTCCTCTATCACGTTGAATTGAGTGATAAGCATAAGCTAGGAATTAAACCAAACCCAATTcgtttattaataaaaaaaaaaccaattctAAATACAAAACAAAAGGCAAACTTTCATCTATACTGACTTAGAATTTGTCACAATTACGAGCACCAATTCAAATTGTCAGGAAAGAACAGAATACATGCAAAACAAAAAGAGCATCCAATGATTCGACCGTCAAACAAAGGAAAACCCAAAATTTCTTGAACATACAAGTAACAACTAAGAAGGCAGCTGCATGGTAAAAGGaatgattataaaaaaataaataaaaattaaaagaaaacttaaGACAAAGTGGATAAGAGTGAAGTGTGAAGGCTTAGCTTTACCTAATAATTGTGTTACGGAGTGTTGAAGCCTTGGATTTTGCTGAGATTCAGTCAGACTGAGATTAACAGTTAGCCcgtaatgtttatattttatttgttttcttattggGGGAAAATTACATATATTCTGAGTCACGAGTTAGGGTGGTTGATGATTTGAGCGGCCGCAATGTGCACACCTAATCCCTTTACATCTTCACACGTGTTCATTTGTAATGGCCTTTTGTATTgtatttatttctcttaaaagttAAATCTGCATCTCGTATGTGGCTAAACAAGGCCTATAcgccaattttattttttaatcgcggattttaactttaattagaGAAATATGTTGTTTCTAAGAAAGAGTTTAAAAGCGTGTTTAGTTTAGcgtatttttacataatttataagAATGTACGTTTAGCTGAACGCGCTTTTCTTTAAAGGGTATATTCTTCATTACTTTTgggatgaatttttttaaaaaaaatacttttctcTTAAAAACAATGAAGAACACATATTATTGGGGcaacttttttaacttttgggATGAGCTTTTTTAGAGATGAAAAAGCagtaaattttaactttttcagccaaaaagtacttttggctgttattttacctttttaactttactttttgacttaaaatgtgtttgatgttattattttgtgttttctttcttggttatttaatatgatttttacaaatgtgttaaaagcattaattaaaaataaaaaatattttttaaaataatataattgtgttaatatctaattacaaatatttaattattatatttaaatatagtttatatattctaattaaatttaataaataattaatattaattacttagaaatatttaaaattaatattatatattaaaatattaacaataagttataataaattatttttttatatttttactaaaatatcataatattaactaatttgaacattatttaaatacatatttgttactttataatatcatgtctaaaatggacattttacttttcaaaagcactttttgacagcaatatcaaacacttaaatttttctaaaacacttctcaaaagtacttctcaaaagcacttttccacagcacttttcaaaagtacttttcaaaagcaatgaagaactggccctaagtagcaatttttaacttttttattattagtatCTTTGATTAGATGTTTAAATGTTAGATGGTTTTGTTCTTAGGTCTCAAGTTCTATTCCTCTcccatttatatttatattttttatttcatgttagcTTCTTCGGTTGAATGGTTAAATAATAATGCTTTCATCATTGAGACTCAAGTTCAATTCTCATTTtctaaacacatttttaatttttatttcatatcgtttcaagttttttattttattttaatttatctttttaattaataactcttttattcataaaatcaaataattattacaaatataattatttttagtaaatattgttagatttgtaaaataaatctaaaataaaactgaATAAACTAGGatttatcatgtcaaatcatcaagaataaatcaagaataaaactaTATGCGAAAACATATTTGAATCCATGAATTCCTTAAAGTTTTACTGGATCTTGAGGATTTGATCtttcaaattagcacacaagaaatttagagaatatctGCTCTATCTTTCTTAATAatgagatattagaaaagatatcttattGTGTAATTTggagaccataaccctaatatttataaccttggcatattagttctagttcctaattagcccatcattaattaaaatttgattagaattcaattattagagtatctacacatatttaacacatactttatttaataattaaagcccaataaaattctaaccaaattagatcacttttaatttgagctaacttatcatgatagtaaataataacatgtaattacctttattatatatgtgatgcccATATTTTCCAAcgatctcccacttggaccacatatatatactaattacactataattacatgtcattatacaacCTTatgagttcaaaattttactatcatatccaaaaggcatTCCGAACAATcttgtccattaattatgttaacatagaaccaatgcgactttcgttacatatatcgtaactaaatccatctatgatcacgtatattaacacaatcaaatgacatagatcaagtatggatgtgtagcatggaaattacatgcaatatgatttaaacatgtctatttctaaCTGGTcctcttgtaacaccccacacccgtacctTACGTCGGGacggaatacgaggcgttactTAAACTTGAACACATACATTCTCACGTTTCCGAGTCACCAAGAaatggtcaaatttaaaacttttccaaACTTTACCAAAAACTCCTTAATGTGGGTTTACGAGGCCcaaataattcatttaaaaccattcgGGACCAATTCGGGTCATTTAAAGAACTCTAAAAAATAACACATGACAtaggggcacacgctcgtgtgagaaAGGCAACACGCCCGTATGACcttttcaacatggtcgtgttgatggcccgtaTGGTTCATACGGCCAAAGCacttagggacacgcccgtgtccttcacccgtgtggaattaatttccacttcgaacctataggggttttcacacggtctgatACACGCCCGTGCCcgggcccgtgtccctcacacggccatgacacgcccgtgtcctagcccgtgtgcaaaaacctagacattctatttctgacgtcagtaactcttaagggccacacggccaaagcacacgcccgtgtgttaagCCGTGcgcttcacacggctgagacacattgCCGTGTCTTCGTTCAcgtgtttactaccatgtatactgacttgcgaattttacgtgcaggggacacatggctggacaacacgcccatggggctggccgtgtgtcacatacggcctagacacacgcccgtgtatctacctATGTGGACAATATAGTTATGATAATATCCATTCAAAAATACAAGGTAGAAATCAGCCACACAAGGCAATATCTcattcatgaaaatatcatcatttgcataCATCAATCATGAACCCTAGCCATCATTCCAAGGCTTAATACATGAAgggattcatcccaagccaacacatttggcccatATAACAAGACACAAACAtcaaagtctaagtcctatacatgccatacttcaaataataaaaccaactataccaagtgcttcggttgatagtgtgatcaatgcctccaatgtccgatgatcctcgagctaattagtcggaactataagaaaatgggaaggagaaggagtaagcattaagcttagtaagttgcatgcaattaaatataacaacaactctACCATTCATCAACATGTTCATAATACAAAAGAAGGCACaaacacaacttactcatcactatccaatacaattcacatagtatacattgagctcatatctcaacatttcaaatatgcacctgtaccactcacaacatggttatacttttctcatttaacttaaactataactctcactgttgaaccatttggaatactatcggatattctctaagcctcaaacatagggtataatgccgatgccatgtcccagacatggtcttacactgactcatgtctcaagtcgatgccatgtcctagatatggtcttacactgactatcgtcATTgaggctgacgccatgtcccagacatggtcttacactagttctCGTATAgtcgtgtcgatgccatgtcccagacatggtcttacactgacacatctcatagccgatgcatgtcccagacatgccttACACTGGCTTACCTTACGagaccgatgcatgtcccagacatgtcttacactagctctcgtctcaatgccgatgtcatgtctcagacatggtcttacactggctttcataatgtggccgatgcatgtcctagacatgtcttacactagctcgcGATAACCcatacgtcatggcatgaatattcgatttatttcttatggtttaaacgggaattctactatctcaattatcaGCATGCATTCTCATTTCCACCATCAAGCATTTCATGCTGtatcaattcagcacatataataatagcatagttgtattatttacatacaacttacctcagattataAAATGTAGTCGACTAGCTCGACTTAATCCACTTGCTTCGTTTTTCCCCGGTCTAGATCTGAATTTTgtaaatcttgatctaaaatgataaaaattcacaaatttaatcattttattaacctagatactcaaaaatataaaattaggcaaaatgaccattttgcccctagactctTGCAAAaagaccattttacccttaagtcccgaaatttgatttttatcgaatttcttcatatcttaagcctagctgaacaatttactcttatagaaacccaaaatttctattattgctcacatttatcatctaattctcaacttatgcaaaatggtccctagttaggattttcatgaaaactacttcacaaaacttgtttatttcacaacaataactcatattcctccataaaatttcagaaaaaaatatgttTACTATCATGGAAAGATccaaaaatttcaaccattttgcaaaatggtcccctcttttgaaagctcatgctataaggggtccaaaaatgcaaaaatcatcaagaaaaactatcaaaatcacttacttgtgaaggtaaagagtggctgaaatttttcaagcttttAAACCCTATTTTGGCTGGTAAATTTCGGTGGTGaagaaggtgagaaaaagatgacacccctttttctttattttattttattttggtcaaaTAGGCTACCAAATTTCTACCTAATTTTAACTTCAtattttgtctcctatggccggccatcacctatacaagggtctatttgccctttagaGACCCCCAATTTAATTTTCATggaaatttaacacccttagctttcaattcaagaattttaaactttatgcgatttagtcctttttcgcgattaagctcacaaacgctaaaattacttcaccaaatttttcatgcactgacaaaaacatgctataactctaagataataataaaatactttttctGACTTTAGATTGGTGGTCTCGTAACTACTTTTcctactaagcccaaaatcgggctgttacaattctcccccctcagggattttcgtccccgaaaatcttactggtgaatagattcgggtattggtctctcatggtttcctcgggttcccacgtggcttcctcaactccatgtctatgccataagacttttacaagtgctatactcttattcctcaactgtttgacttcccgagccaaaatcttgaccggctcttcGTCATAAGTCATGTCCGAATGAATTTTAACTTCTGATGGCGCAATcgcatgtgaagggtctgatctatatcgacgtaatatggatacatgaaacacgttatgaatcttttccaattcaaaTGGCAAAGCCAATCAATAGGCCACaagccctactctctcggtaacctcataaggtcctatgaaacgaggattCAGCTGGCcctttctaccaaatctgagaaccCTCCTCCACTGTACTTTCTGAAACACTcgatcaccgacttgaaatttgatctctttccgtttcaaatctgcgtaggatttctgtctatccgatgtGGCCTTTATACAATCAcaaatcactttaaccttttcttcagtctctctgactaagtcgaccccgtgaatttgattctctcttagttcggtccaatataaaggcgttcgacacttacacCCATACAAAGCCTTTTAGGGCGCCATCTTCACACTtaactgataactattgttgtagccGAATTCAAACAATGGTAAGttcctttcccaactaccttgaaactcgagaatacaacaccacaacatgtcttctaaaaccTAAATCATtctttctgactgaccgtcggtttgtggGTGCTATGCCGTGCTAAAATTCAGTTTAGttcccaatgcttcttgtaatttcttccaaaacctcgaggtaaacctcgggtctctatctgaaataatcgacagagGCACTTTATGAAAGCTCACAATCTTGGAAACGTACAAGTCAGTCAGTTTCttaagggagtagtcggtacacACTGGTATAAAATATGCTGACTTTGCTAACCTATCTACAATAACCtaaacaacatcctttttcttcggggttatCGACAAACtcatcacaaaatccatagtaattcgatctCACTTTCACTCGGGGACCGTGATAAGCTGAAGTAGACCCGCCGGTACTTGGTGTTccaccttcacttgctgacacacaagaAACTTgaaaacaaactctaaaatgtctcttttcattctcgaccaccaatacattttcttcaagtcattgtacattttcacactacccgagTGTATAGACAAACAAGCACAATGTGCCTCtcgcaaaatcttctgaataagctcactatccttgggtacacaaattctgcctcTGTAAATCATACAACCATTAGTACCAATACTAAACTCTGATTCAACgcccgactcacactgagttctcttggcttgcaattcctTGTCGTtattttgagcttcacaaatctcttgcaGGAACATCGGCCTAGATCTCAACTTTgtcaaaattgaaccatcattagtcactgacaactgagcattcatagctctcaaggcgaacaatgatttcctactcaatgcatcggctactacattagcctttctAGGGtagtagtcaatcaccaacttatagtcttttatcaattttaaacatCGCCGTTGCCATAAGTTCAACTCCtcctgagtcatcaaatactttagacttttatggtcggtaaaTATCtggcatctctcaccatacaagtggtgtctccaaatctttaatgtgATCACTAtagctgctaattccaaatcatgggTCGAGTagtcctctcgtgtggcttcagctatctcgaggcataggttataaccttgccttcttgcatgagcacacaccctaacccattcaaggatgcatcactatacaccacaaactccTTTCCCAGATCCGGTTGCACTAAAACTAGAGCTTCGGTCAACAAggcttttaatttctcaaaactttgttggcacttctttgtccattcaaacttgacatccttttgtaacaaccttgtcatcgaagtggctatcatagagaatccattcataaaccttctgtagtatccagACAACCCTAGAAAGTTTCGAACTTTTGTCACATTTTTCGACGGTTTCCACTCCACAATAACCGAGATCTtgtttgggtcaactctaattctaTCTCCCGACATGATGTGTCATAGGAAtctgacctctttaagccaaaattcactcttattgaacttggcgtataattgcttatctctcaaggtttgtaaaaccatcctcaaatgctccgcgtgttcaccctcatcacgcgagtaaatcagtatgtcatcgataaagaccactacaaacttatccaaatacggtcgaaaatacagttcatcaaatccataaacaccgtaggagcattcgttaaactgaagggcataacaagaaactcatagtgcccttACCTCGTcttaaatgtgatttttggtacatcttgctccttaacccttaactgatagtagcctgacctta contains:
- the LOC107952169 gene encoding LEC14B protein isoform X1 encodes the protein MFKKFWVFLCLTVESLDALFVFLWVAIVEMGYAMSRLEIESELFEGGNVTSEAGCSNRSDKPFCKVDHEIAQLTNLKSVPNERLHQLMPGKKKLPVSPVKMLAGREGNYSRRGGFSSADRCHMISRYLPVNGPWLADQMTSRAYVSQFSADGSLFVAGFQGSDIRIYNVDRGWKVQKNILAKSLRWTVTDTSLSPDQRHLVYTSMSPIVHIVNVGSATTESLANITEVHEGLDFSAADGGYSFGIFSVKFSTDGRELVAGSSDDSIYVYDLEANKLSLRIAAHMADVNTVTFADESGNLIYSGSDDNLCKVWDRRCFVAKDKPAGVLMGHLEGVTFIDSRGDGRYFISNGKDQTIKLWDTRKMSSITSCNLGFKTYDWDYRWMDYPPQARDLKHPSDQSIATYKGHSVLRTLIRCYFSPEYSTGQKYIYTGSHDSRVYIYDVATGAQVAVLKHHTSPVRDCSWHPYYPMLVSSSWDGDVVKWEFPGSGEAPTPVSKKRIRRRYYY
- the LOC107952169 gene encoding LEC14B protein isoform X3 — translated: MFKKFWVFLCLTVESLDALFVFLWVAIVEMGYAMSRLEIESELFEGGNVTSEAGCSNRSDKPFCKVDHEIAQLTNLKSVPNERLHQLMPGKKKLPVSPVKMLAGREGNYSRRGGFSSADRCHMISRYLPVNGPWLADQMTSRAYVSQFSADGSLFVAGFQGSDIRIYNVDRGWKVQKNILAKSLRWTVTDTSLSPDQRHLVYTSMSPIVHIVNVGSATTESLANITEVHEGLDFSAADGGYSFGIFSVKFSTDGRELVAGSSDDSIYVYDLEANKLSLRIAAHMADVNTVTFADESGNLIYSGSDDNLCKVWDRRCFVAKDKPAGVLMGHLEGVTFIDSRGDGRYFISNGKDQTIKLWDTRKMSSITSCNLGFKTYDWDYRWMDYPPQARDLKHPSDQSIATYKGHSVLRTLIRCYFSPEYRVWFEVFISLSQFLVPYIAVRVRSTFTLDLMTLGFISMMWQPEPKLQYSSTIHHR
- the LOC107952169 gene encoding LEC14B protein isoform X5; translated protein: MSPVKLVAVTGKKKLPVSPVKMLAGREGNYSRRGGFSSADRCHMISRYLPVNGPWLADQMTSRAYVSQFSADGSLFVAGFQGSDIRIYNVDRGWKVQKNILAKSLRWTVTDTSLSPDQRHLVYTSMSPIVHIVNVGSATTESLANITEVHEGLDFSAADGGYSFGIFSVKFSTDGRELVAGSSDDSIYVYDLEANKLSLRIAAHMADVNTVTFADESGNLIYSGSDDNLCKVWDRRCFVAKDKPAGVLMGHLEGVTFIDSRGDGRYFISNGKDQTIKLWDTRKMSSITSCNLGFKTYDWDYRWMDYPPQARDLKHPSDQSIATYKGHSVLRTLIRCYFSPEYRVWFEVFISLSQFLVPYIAVRVRSTFTLDLMTLGFISMMWQPEPKLQYSSTIHHR
- the LOC107952169 gene encoding LEC14B protein isoform X2 — protein: MGYAMSRLEIESELFEGGNVTSEAGCSNRSDKPFCKVDHEIAQLTNLKSVPNERLHQLMPGKKKLPVSPVKMLAGREGNYSRRGGFSSADRCHMISRYLPVNGPWLADQMTSRAYVSQFSADGSLFVAGFQGSDIRIYNVDRGWKVQKNILAKSLRWTVTDTSLSPDQRHLVYTSMSPIVHIVNVGSATTESLANITEVHEGLDFSAADGGYSFGIFSVKFSTDGRELVAGSSDDSIYVYDLEANKLSLRIAAHMADVNTVTFADESGNLIYSGSDDNLCKVWDRRCFVAKDKPAGVLMGHLEGVTFIDSRGDGRYFISNGKDQTIKLWDTRKMSSITSCNLGFKTYDWDYRWMDYPPQARDLKHPSDQSIATYKGHSVLRTLIRCYFSPEYSTGQKYIYTGSHDSRVYIYDVATGAQVAVLKHHTSPVRDCSWHPYYPMLVSSSWDGDVVKWEFPGSGEAPTPVSKKRIRRRYYY